One region of Paracoccus sp. SMMA_5_TC genomic DNA includes:
- a CDS encoding indolepyruvate oxidoreductase subunit beta family protein, whose translation MASVIDPGLPFHAARRSPESDGEGIITLAALAVGGQGGGVLTNWIVDVAEANGYLAQSTSVAGVAQRTGATIYYVEMCRDTGRAPVMALAPAPGDVDILIASELIEAGRAVMRGFVTPGRTTLIASTHRIPAVSEKIVPGDGRADSRTVIEAMGLAADRVVALDLEALAQECGTVISATLLGALAASGALPFPRESYEQVIRATGKGAEASLRGFSRAYDLAMTDRAAVPHDAPPPAMPSTPPQVPPALQPEWNRLRERLARLPEAVRDMAGRGLEKVVDYQDLAYGHQYLDMIERVLERDGPPHELTLAAAKYAARALCYDDILRVADLKTRATRQARIRSEMRAAPDQLLHVTEYFHPRFEEFVTTLPRRLGSWLRNRPQAAAFYRRYLDRGRRLRSDRLGGFLALWLVAGLRRWRRALLRHQTEMAHVDAWFDTALRIAHTDRALAAEVLANYRLIKGYSDTHSRGQGKFARLMQALPLLEGRTDAADWMRRLRTAALADEEGKALEGALATVASFAEPPRAA comes from the coding sequence ATGGCTTCAGTCATCGACCCCGGACTACCCTTTCACGCCGCCCGCCGCTCTCCGGAAAGCGATGGCGAAGGGATCATCACGCTTGCCGCGTTGGCCGTGGGGGGACAGGGCGGCGGCGTCCTGACCAACTGGATTGTCGATGTGGCCGAGGCAAACGGTTACCTGGCACAATCGACATCGGTGGCGGGGGTGGCACAGCGCACCGGCGCGACGATCTACTATGTCGAGATGTGTCGCGACACCGGACGTGCCCCGGTGATGGCGCTGGCCCCCGCGCCGGGCGATGTCGACATCCTGATCGCATCCGAACTGATCGAGGCCGGGCGGGCAGTGATGCGCGGCTTTGTCACGCCCGGGCGCACCACACTGATCGCATCGACCCATCGCATCCCGGCCGTGTCGGAAAAGATCGTCCCTGGCGATGGCCGGGCAGACAGCCGGACCGTGATCGAGGCCATGGGCCTGGCCGCCGATCGCGTGGTGGCCCTGGACCTCGAGGCCCTGGCGCAGGAATGCGGCACGGTGATTTCTGCGACGCTGCTGGGCGCCCTGGCCGCATCCGGCGCCCTGCCATTCCCGCGCGAAAGCTATGAACAGGTCATCCGCGCCACCGGCAAGGGGGCCGAAGCATCCCTGCGCGGCTTTTCCCGGGCCTATGATCTTGCGATGACCGATCGGGCGGCGGTGCCCCACGACGCCCCCCCGCCTGCCATGCCGTCGACCCCACCGCAGGTTCCGCCGGCATTGCAGCCTGAATGGAACAGATTGCGGGAACGTCTGGCACGCTTGCCCGAAGCGGTGCGCGATATGGCCGGCCGTGGGTTGGAAAAGGTCGTCGATTACCAGGATCTGGCCTATGGCCATCAATATCTGGACATGATCGAACGCGTGCTGGAACGGGATGGGCCGCCGCATGAGCTGACATTGGCCGCCGCAAAATATGCGGCACGGGCACTGTGCTATGACGACATCCTGCGCGTCGCCGATCTGAAAACGCGGGCCACACGACAGGCGCGTATCCGTTCGGAAATGCGTGCGGCCCCTGACCAGTTGCTGCATGTCACCGAATATTTCCACCCGCGCTTCGAGGAATTCGTCACCACCCTGCCCCGTCGCCTGGGGTCGTGGCTGCGCAATCGTCCGCAAGCTGCCGCCTTCTATCGCCGCTATCTGGATCGCGGGCGACGGCTGCGCAGCGACCGTCTGGGCGGTTTTCTGGCGCTGTGGCTGGTGGCAGGATTGCGTCGCTGGCGCCGGGCGCTGCTGCGCCATCAGACCGAGATGGCGCATGTGGATGCCTGGTTCGACACCGCGCTGCGCATTGCCCACACCGATCGGGCGCTGGCCGCCGAGGTTCTTGCCAATTATCGCCTGATCAAGGGCTATTCGGACACGCACAGCCGGGGACAGGGAAAATTTGCACGCCTGATGCAAGCCTTGCCCTTGCTGGAAGGACGCACGGACGCCGCGGACTGGATGCGGCGCCTGCGCACCGCGGCCCTTGCCGACGAGGAGGGCAAGGCGCTGGAAGGCGCGCTTGCCACAGTAGCCTCGTTCGCCGAACCGCCCCGAGCCGCCTAG
- a CDS encoding NAD(P)/FAD-dependent oxidoreductase, giving the protein MQPIPQRPGSAPFDPFYDPMTARSLGPGSDYAPTYWIGTAGPAPQDDGPVRGDIDADVVVIGSGYTGLSCALHLAKEHGIKATVLEANGAAYGCSTRNGGQAQISAGRLKRSQWIDRWGLEVARRMHAEICEAFDLFRGLIRDHGIDCDPQDGGHYYIAHKASVLPALAREAALLRDSFGYDARMLSRDELHDEVVRDMEAHGAMWEADGVGIHAAKLAFGYLRVARELGARVHPDSPVLGWECRDGIHHLRTPGGIVRARRVAVATAAYAPRSLHPRLKDRLMPIMSNSIVTRPLTASELEAVGIRKLSPLTDTRTLRHYYRLLPDNRLQIGSRAAITGRDAANPAHLAALREGMARKFPALRGIELDYSWWGWVDVSHDMMPRITGLPDLPGAFYAMGYGGNGVMYSAMAGRRMAQLVAGQRLPDLPIFNSELPHEGWKTPFRRLGQWGLYKIYHFRDERR; this is encoded by the coding sequence ATGCAACCCATCCCGCAACGCCCCGGCTCGGCCCCGTTCGATCCCTTCTACGATCCGATGACCGCCCGCAGCCTAGGTCCGGGCAGCGACTATGCGCCGACCTACTGGATCGGCACCGCCGGTCCCGCGCCGCAAGATGACGGCCCGGTGCGCGGCGACATCGACGCCGATGTGGTGGTGATCGGCTCGGGCTATACCGGGCTCAGCTGTGCGCTGCATCTGGCCAAGGAACACGGCATCAAGGCCACCGTGCTCGAGGCGAATGGCGCGGCCTATGGCTGTTCCACGCGCAATGGCGGGCAGGCCCAGATCAGCGCCGGGCGGCTGAAACGCAGCCAGTGGATCGACCGCTGGGGGTTGGAGGTCGCCCGGCGCATGCACGCCGAAATCTGCGAGGCGTTCGATCTGTTCCGCGGTCTGATCCGTGACCACGGCATCGACTGCGATCCGCAGGATGGCGGGCATTATTATATCGCGCACAAGGCCAGCGTGCTTCCGGCCCTGGCGCGCGAGGCGGCGCTGCTGCGCGACAGCTTCGGCTATGACGCCCGGATGCTGTCCCGCGACGAACTGCACGACGAAGTGGTCCGCGACATGGAAGCCCATGGCGCCATGTGGGAGGCCGATGGCGTGGGCATCCACGCCGCCAAGCTTGCCTTCGGTTATCTGCGGGTCGCCCGCGAACTGGGTGCGCGCGTGCATCCCGACAGCCCGGTGCTGGGCTGGGAATGTCGCGACGGCATTCACCATCTGCGCACGCCGGGCGGCATCGTGCGCGCCCGGCGCGTGGCGGTGGCCACCGCCGCCTATGCCCCGCGCAGCCTGCATCCCCGGCTGAAGGACCGGCTGATGCCGATCATGTCGAACAGCATCGTCACCCGTCCGCTGACGGCGTCCGAGCTGGAGGCCGTGGGCATCCGCAAGCTGTCGCCGCTGACCGATACCCGCACGCTGCGCCACTATTACCGGCTGCTGCCCGACAACCGGCTGCAGATCGGCTCGCGCGCGGCGATCACCGGACGCGACGCCGCAAATCCGGCGCATCTGGCGGCCCTGCGCGAGGGTATGGCCCGCAAGTTTCCTGCGCTACGCGGCATCGAGCTGGACTACAGCTGGTGGGGCTGGGTCGATGTCAGCCACGACATGATGCCGCGCATCACCGGCCTGCCCGATCTGCCGGGGGCCTTCTATGCCATGGGCTACGGCGGCAATGGCGTGATGTATTCCGCCATGGCCGGGCGGCGCATGGCGCAGCTGGTGGCCGGACAGCGGCTGCCCGACCTGCCCATCTTCAACAGCGAACTGCCCCACGAAGGCTGGAAAACGCCGTTCCGGCGCCTCGGCCAATGGGGACTCTACAAGATCTACCACTTCCGCGACGAGCGCAGATAA
- a CDS encoding YeiH family protein yields the protein MTQTMTRARAMLEQAFPGFAVSALVAATAQFLSDHYGAPAMLLALLLGLALNFLAEDGTRTAPGVAFTARSVLRLGVALLGARISVDMLADLGARSIALVVAGVILTILFALVATRFVGRSWRFALLTGGSVAICGASAAMAIAAVLPKTEKSERDLVFTVLSVTVLSTVAMVIYPMLSHAFGFTARDSGVFLGGTIHDVAQVVGAGFSIGPETGETATLVKLIRVSMLAPVVLCFSLIIRARGLADPDSGKAPPLLPGFVLGFLCLAVLNSLGMIPAALSALAGELSRWALLISIAAVGIKTSLKKMLEVGGGAIALIVAETVFLGVVVVAGLHFLG from the coding sequence ATGACCCAAACGATGACCCGCGCGCGTGCGATGCTCGAACAGGCCTTTCCCGGTTTTGCCGTTTCGGCCCTGGTGGCCGCCACGGCGCAGTTCCTGTCCGATCATTATGGCGCCCCGGCGATGCTGCTGGCGCTGCTGCTGGGACTGGCCTTGAATTTCCTGGCCGAGGACGGCACCCGGACCGCCCCCGGCGTCGCCTTTACGGCGCGTTCGGTGCTGCGCCTTGGCGTTGCGCTGCTGGGGGCGCGCATTTCGGTGGACATGCTGGCCGATCTGGGCGCGCGCTCGATCGCGCTGGTCGTGGCGGGGGTGATCCTGACCATCCTGTTCGCGCTGGTCGCCACGCGCTTTGTCGGCCGCAGCTGGCGCTTTGCGCTGCTGACCGGGGGCTCGGTCGCGATCTGCGGCGCCTCGGCCGCCATGGCCATCGCCGCCGTTCTGCCCAAGACCGAAAAGTCGGAGCGCGATCTGGTATTCACCGTGCTCTCGGTGACCGTGCTGTCGACGGTCGCCATGGTGATCTATCCGATGCTGTCCCATGCCTTTGGCTTCACGGCGCGCGATTCCGGGGTGTTTCTGGGCGGCACCATCCATGATGTGGCACAGGTCGTCGGCGCAGGCTTTTCCATCGGGCCCGAAACCGGCGAGACGGCGACCCTGGTCAAGCTGATCCGGGTGTCGATGCTGGCGCCGGTGGTGCTGTGCTTTTCGCTGATCATTCGCGCCCGGGGTCTGGCTGACCCAGACAGCGGCAAGGCGCCGCCGCTGCTGCCGGGCTTTGTCCTGGGCTTCCTGTGCCTGGCGGTGCTGAACAGTCTGGGAATGATTCCGGCCGCCCTGTCGGCGCTTGCGGGCGAGCTGTCCCGCTGGGCGCTGCTGATTTCCATTGCAGCAGTGGGCATCAAGACCTCGCTGAAGAAGATGCTCGAGGTCGGCGGCGGCGCCATCGCGCTGATCGTGGCCGAAACCGTGTTCCTGGGCGTCGTTGTCGTCGCCGGCCTGCATTTCCTGGGATAA
- a CDS encoding MFS transporter, which produces MQSDPTPGNTPKDGEISPARSYLVIFVCWLAIFAEGYDVGVLGAILPALSADPVWQLSPLQVGAIGSYTVLGMLAGGLLAGTLSEINARKPLFITCLALFASCMIFSAMAPTPKIIAISRFVAGLGLGGIVPCAAALTTEFSPARSKSFNYGLMYSGYSFGILTAALISRAYVETHGWRTMLMIGAFPLLMLPLFAVALPEPLEWLSNSGQRDRAREMARRWRVAVPQPRRNDGQKPGWREVLATIFARARALETACFWSAGQSLPPTCRPPIISTSLR; this is translated from the coding sequence ATGCAATCCGACCCGACGCCCGGCAATACCCCGAAGGACGGGGAAATTTCGCCGGCCAGAAGTTATCTTGTGATATTCGTGTGCTGGCTGGCCATTTTTGCCGAAGGATATGATGTCGGGGTTCTGGGCGCGATCCTGCCGGCCCTGTCTGCCGATCCCGTCTGGCAGCTCAGTCCCCTGCAAGTGGGGGCAATCGGCAGCTACACCGTGCTTGGCATGCTGGCAGGCGGCCTGCTTGCCGGAACACTCAGCGAAATCAATGCCCGAAAGCCATTGTTCATCACCTGTCTGGCGTTGTTTGCATCCTGCATGATCTTCAGCGCGATGGCGCCGACACCCAAGATCATTGCCATCAGCCGGTTCGTGGCGGGTCTGGGTCTTGGCGGCATCGTCCCTTGCGCCGCCGCCCTGACAACCGAATTCTCCCCGGCCCGATCAAAAAGCTTCAATTACGGGCTGATGTATTCGGGCTATTCCTTCGGTATTCTGACCGCTGCCCTTATCAGCCGTGCTTATGTCGAAACCCATGGCTGGCGGACCATGCTGATGATCGGCGCCTTTCCGCTGCTGATGCTGCCGCTGTTTGCCGTTGCATTGCCCGAACCTCTGGAATGGCTGTCCAATAGCGGCCAGCGTGACCGCGCGCGGGAGATGGCGCGCCGTTGGCGCGTCGCAGTGCCGCAACCGCGCCGCAATGACGGCCAGAAGCCGGGTTGGCGCGAGGTGCTGGCCACGATATTTGCACGCGCCCGTGCCCTGGAAACCGCCTGCTTCTGGTCGGCGGGGCAATCGCTGCCGCCGACCTGCCGCCCGCCTATAATTTCTACATCTTTGCGCTGA
- a CDS encoding thiamine pyrophosphate-dependent enzyme, with protein sequence MAERSFVQEVQKLRLGAGETFRGEGILAVTKALLENGVGYVGGYQGSPISHLMDVLSDAQDILGELGVHFQASANEATAAAMLAASVHYPIRGAVTFKSTVGTNVASDALANLASGGVTGGALIIVGEDYGEGSSIMQERSHAFAMKSQVWLLDPRPNLPSIVNAVGDGFELSETSNTPVMLQMRIRSCHVHGHFTARDNQRPSMTVSQALENPRRDLGRIVLPPASFLHEQEKLTRRWPAAQRFILERGINERFGDGQGRIGIILQGGLYNTTIRALNRLGLASIYGDSRIDMLCLNAVYPLVESQILEFCTDKDAVLVVEEGQPNFIEQSIGHMLYQAGARVTLEGKGMLPQGGEYNGQVMLEGLLQFLRTHAPTMLPHTAVAANEPPPPDLAAMLPARPPGFCTGCPERPIFAATKLVERELGPHHIASDIGCHLFSIMPPFDLGATTMGYGLGPASASALQNSDPKGKRSISFVGDGGFWHNGLTSSIGNAVFNKNDGVIVIVDNFYSSATGGQDILSSRADNPSKATQHPIAEAVRGMGVKWVRQIDRTYDVTRMRDTLKDALQSDVEGPKVIIASSECMLNRQRREKPLRARQIREGERVVRPRFGIDADICTGDHACMRLSGCPSLSLRDTGDPLRDDPVAAIDQSCVGCGNCGEVADAAVLCPSFYQADVVINPRPAERRRASRTARIIAWLQNRRSTRRILFHEL encoded by the coding sequence ATGGCCGAACGATCCTTTGTCCAGGAGGTCCAGAAACTGAGGCTGGGCGCCGGCGAAACCTTTCGCGGTGAAGGCATTCTGGCCGTCACCAAGGCATTGCTGGAAAACGGCGTCGGCTATGTCGGCGGCTATCAGGGCAGTCCGATTTCCCATCTGATGGACGTGCTGTCGGATGCCCAGGACATCCTGGGCGAATTGGGGGTGCATTTCCAGGCGTCGGCGAACGAGGCGACCGCGGCTGCGATGCTGGCGGCCTCGGTCCATTATCCCATCCGCGGTGCCGTGACCTTCAAATCCACCGTCGGCACCAATGTCGCCTCGGATGCCTTGGCCAATCTGGCGTCTGGCGGGGTAACCGGCGGCGCGTTGATCATCGTGGGCGAGGATTACGGCGAGGGCTCGTCCATCATGCAGGAACGCAGCCATGCCTTTGCGATGAAATCGCAGGTCTGGTTGCTGGACCCTCGCCCGAACCTGCCATCGATCGTGAACGCCGTGGGCGACGGTTTCGAGCTGTCCGAGACGTCAAACACCCCGGTGATGCTGCAAATGCGCATCCGGTCATGCCATGTCCACGGACATTTCACTGCCCGCGACAATCAGCGCCCGAGCATGACGGTGTCCCAGGCGCTGGAAAACCCGCGCCGCGATCTTGGACGCATCGTCCTGCCGCCGGCCAGCTTCCTGCACGAACAGGAAAAACTGACCAGGCGCTGGCCGGCAGCGCAGCGCTTCATCCTGGAACGCGGCATCAACGAACGTTTCGGCGACGGTCAGGGCCGCATCGGCATCATCCTTCAGGGCGGCCTTTACAATACGACGATCAGGGCGTTGAACCGCCTGGGTCTTGCCAGCATCTATGGCGACAGCCGTATCGACATGCTGTGCCTGAATGCCGTCTATCCGCTGGTCGAAAGCCAGATCCTCGAATTCTGCACAGACAAGGATGCGGTTCTGGTGGTCGAGGAAGGCCAGCCCAATTTCATCGAACAATCCATCGGCCACATGCTTTACCAGGCCGGTGCCCGCGTCACCCTTGAAGGAAAGGGCATGTTGCCCCAAGGCGGCGAATACAACGGCCAGGTCATGCTGGAGGGCCTGCTGCAATTCCTGCGGACCCATGCCCCGACGATGTTGCCACATACGGCGGTGGCGGCGAACGAGCCGCCACCCCCGGACCTTGCCGCGATGCTGCCAGCCCGCCCGCCGGGGTTCTGCACCGGCTGTCCCGAGCGACCGATCTTTGCCGCAACCAAGCTGGTAGAGCGCGAACTGGGGCCTCATCACATCGCATCGGACATCGGATGTCATCTGTTTTCCATCATGCCACCTTTCGACCTTGGGGCAACGACGATGGGCTACGGTCTGGGTCCGGCGTCAGCCTCGGCGTTGCAGAACAGCGATCCCAAGGGCAAGCGCTCGATCTCGTTCGTCGGCGATGGCGGCTTCTGGCACAACGGTCTGACGTCATCGATCGGAAATGCCGTTTTCAACAAAAATGATGGCGTCATCGTCATTGTCGACAACTTCTATTCTTCGGCGACCGGGGGGCAGGACATCCTGTCGTCGCGCGCCGACAATCCCAGCAAGGCGACCCAGCATCCCATTGCCGAGGCGGTCAGGGGTATGGGTGTAAAATGGGTGCGACAGATCGACCGCACCTATGACGTCACCCGGATGCGCGATACCCTGAAGGACGCATTGCAATCCGACGTCGAAGGGCCAAAGGTCATCATCGCCTCATCGGAATGCATGCTGAACCGTCAGCGCCGCGAAAAACCGCTGCGCGCGCGCCAGATCCGCGAAGGCGAGCGTGTCGTGCGGCCTCGCTTCGGCATCGACGCGGATATCTGCACCGGGGATCACGCCTGCATGCGCCTTTCGGGCTGTCCGTCGCTGTCGCTGCGCGACACCGGCGATCCGCTGCGCGACGATCCCGTGGCCGCGATCGACCAAAGCTGCGTCGGATGCGGCAATTGCGGTGAAGTTGCCGATGCCGCCGTGCTGTGCCCGAGCTTCTATCAGGCGGATGTGGTCATCAACCCTCGCCCCGCAGAGCGGCGCCGCGCCAGCCGCACCGCACGGATCATTGCCTGGTTGCAGAACCGGCGCAGCACCCGCCGCATCCTTTTTCACGAGCTTTGA
- a CDS encoding nuclear transport factor 2 family protein, which yields MTRKLTADDLKATFDAFNRHDIDAVMTHFAEDCVFYTVAGEYEYGNMIQGKAAIARAFEGVWTAMPDVQWADHSHFLSEDGTRGVSQWTFRATNPDGTRTEVQGADLFRIRDGQIVEKQAIRKQRPAIPAK from the coding sequence ATGACCCGCAAACTGACCGCCGATGACCTGAAGGCGACATTCGATGCCTTCAACCGGCATGACATCGACGCGGTGATGACCCATTTCGCCGAGGATTGCGTGTTCTATACCGTCGCCGGCGAATACGAATACGGCAACATGATCCAGGGCAAGGCCGCGATCGCCAGGGCGTTCGAGGGCGTCTGGACCGCCATGCCCGACGTGCAATGGGCCGATCACAGCCATTTCCTGTCCGAGGACGGCACCCGCGGCGTCAGCCAGTGGACCTTTCGCGCCACCAACCCCGATGGCACCCGAACCGAGGTGCAGGGCGCCGACCTGTTCCGCATCCGCGACGGCCAGATCGTCGAGAAACAGGCGATCCGCAAGCAGCGCCCGGCGATCCCCGCGAAATGA
- the pta gene encoding phosphate acetyltransferase, whose amino-acid sequence MKPIERIYERAWRLNRHIILAEGDDPRVAEAARALTAQGLARVTLMGGPQIAGVSRIDPGQAPDLAELAAHWVDLRASRGMTMELALQEMRDPIRQAAMRVRLGQADGTVGGAVATTADTVRAALQVIGKAPGAGIVSSFFLMLSCGKDAPVQGGMIFSDCGLVISPDAQQLAAIALSAADSCRQLLDEVPRVALLSFSTAGSADHPSLARIREALAIVRATAPDLEIDGEIQFDAALDDAIRARKAPGSALTGRPNVFIFPDLAAGNIGYKIAQRLGGLVAVGPILQGLARPANDLSRGCSVEDIIAATAITAIQSGAEPALSSLAG is encoded by the coding sequence ATGAAGCCGATTGAACGCATTTACGAACGCGCTTGGCGTCTGAACCGCCACATCATCCTTGCCGAAGGCGACGATCCGCGCGTGGCCGAGGCCGCGCGCGCGCTGACCGCGCAGGGTTTGGCACGGGTCACGCTGATGGGCGGGCCGCAGATCGCGGGGGTGTCGCGGATCGACCCTGGCCAAGCCCCCGATCTGGCGGAACTTGCCGCCCACTGGGTCGATCTGCGCGCCAGCCGTGGCATGACCATGGAACTGGCCCTGCAAGAAATGCGCGACCCGATCCGCCAGGCCGCGATGCGGGTGCGCCTGGGGCAAGCCGATGGCACGGTCGGCGGGGCGGTCGCCACCACCGCCGACACCGTGCGCGCGGCATTGCAGGTCATCGGCAAGGCGCCCGGCGCGGGCATCGTGTCCAGTTTCTTTCTGATGCTGTCCTGCGGCAAGGATGCGCCGGTGCAGGGCGGCATGATCTTTTCCGATTGCGGCCTGGTGATTTCCCCCGATGCTCAGCAGCTGGCGGCCATCGCGCTGTCGGCCGCCGACAGTTGCCGACAGCTTCTTGACGAGGTGCCGCGGGTGGCGCTGCTGAGCTTTTCGACCGCCGGCTCGGCCGATCACCCCAGCCTGGCGCGAATCCGCGAGGCCCTGGCCATAGTGCGCGCAACCGCACCGGACCTGGAAATCGACGGCGAAATCCAGTTCGACGCGGCACTGGACGATGCGATCCGCGCCCGCAAGGCGCCCGGCAGTGCACTGACCGGGCGGCCCAATGTCTTTATCTTTCCCGATCTTGCGGCCGGAAATATCGGCTACAAGATCGCACAGCGGCTGGGTGGGCTTGTTGCCGTGGGTCCGATCCTGCAAGGGCTGGCCCGGCCTGCAAACGATCTTTCCCGCGGCTGTTCGGTCGAGGATATCATCGCCGCCACCGCCATCACCGCGATCCAGTCTGGCGCAGAGCCTGCCCTGTCATCCCTGGCCGGATGA
- the xsc gene encoding sulfoacetaldehyde acetyltransferase, producing the protein MKMTTEEAFVKVLQMHGIEHAFGIIGSAMMPVSDLFPKAGITFWDCAHETNAGLMADGFTRSTGKMSMAIAQNGPGVTGFVTPIKTAYWNHTPLLLVTPQAANKTIGQGGFQEMEQMRLFADCVCYQEEVRDPSRIPEVLNRVIMQAWRNSAPAQMNIPRDMWTQVIDVELPQVVRFERPAGGEDAVAEAARLLSEARFPVILSGAGVVLSGAIPDLVRLAERLDAPVCSNYQHNDSFPGSHPLAMGPLGYNGSKAAMEIIAKADVVLALGTRLNPFSTLPGYGIDYWPKDARIIQVDINADRIGLTKKVSVGIQGDAAKVARGILAQLAPSAGDAGRDERRALVAQTRSRWAQELSSLDHEDDDPGTEWNAQARQRDAGLMSPRQAWRAIMQAVPADAIISSDIGNNCAIGNAYPTFEAGRKYLAPGLFGPCGYGFPAILGAKIGNPDTPVIGFAGDGAFGISMNEMTACGRDGWPAITMVIFRNYQWGAEKRNTTLWYDNNFVGTELDRDTSYARIAQACGLNGVQVRTTEELTAALHEAVDRQMKARETTFIEVLLNQELGEPFRRDAMKKPVVVAGIDPADMRPQAGA; encoded by the coding sequence ATGAAAATGACCACCGAAGAGGCCTTTGTTAAGGTTCTTCAGATGCACGGGATCGAACATGCCTTTGGCATTATCGGTTCGGCTATGATGCCGGTCTCGGACCTGTTTCCCAAGGCCGGGATCACCTTCTGGGATTGTGCCCACGAAACCAATGCCGGGCTGATGGCCGATGGCTTCACCCGTTCGACCGGCAAGATGTCGATGGCGATTGCCCAGAACGGGCCGGGGGTGACGGGTTTCGTGACCCCGATCAAGACCGCCTACTGGAACCACACGCCGCTGTTGCTGGTGACGCCGCAAGCCGCCAACAAGACCATCGGCCAGGGCGGGTTCCAGGAAATGGAACAGATGCGCCTGTTCGCGGATTGCGTGTGTTATCAAGAGGAAGTCCGCGATCCTTCGCGCATCCCCGAGGTTCTGAACCGCGTCATCATGCAGGCCTGGCGCAACAGCGCCCCGGCGCAGATGAACATTCCGCGCGACATGTGGACCCAGGTGATCGATGTCGAACTGCCGCAGGTGGTCCGCTTTGAACGGCCGGCGGGCGGCGAAGATGCGGTGGCCGAGGCGGCGCGGCTGCTGTCCGAAGCGCGTTTTCCCGTCATCCTGTCGGGGGCGGGCGTCGTGCTGTCGGGCGCGATCCCCGATCTGGTGCGCCTGGCCGAGCGGCTGGATGCCCCGGTCTGTTCCAACTATCAGCACAATGACAGCTTCCCCGGCAGCCATCCGCTGGCCATGGGTCCGCTGGGCTACAACGGCTCGAAAGCGGCGATGGAAATCATCGCCAAGGCCGATGTGGTGCTGGCCTTGGGAACACGGCTGAACCCGTTCTCGACCCTGCCGGGCTATGGCATCGACTATTGGCCCAAGGATGCGCGCATCATCCAGGTCGACATCAATGCCGACCGCATCGGCCTGACCAAGAAGGTCAGCGTGGGCATCCAGGGCGACGCCGCCAAGGTGGCGCGCGGGATCCTGGCGCAGTTGGCGCCAAGCGCGGGCGATGCTGGCCGGGACGAACGCCGGGCGCTCGTGGCGCAGACGCGGTCCCGTTGGGCGCAGGAACTGTCCAGCCTGGATCACGAGGACGACGATCCCGGCACTGAATGGAACGCCCAGGCCCGCCAGCGCGATGCCGGGCTGATGAGCCCGCGTCAGGCCTGGCGCGCAATCATGCAGGCGGTGCCCGCCGATGCCATCATCAGCAGCGACATCGGCAACAACTGCGCCATCGGCAATGCCTACCCCACCTTCGAGGCGGGGCGCAAATACCTGGCGCCGGGGCTTTTCGGACCCTGTGGTTACGGCTTTCCGGCGATCCTGGGGGCCAAGATCGGCAACCCTGATACCCCTGTTATCGGCTTCGCGGGCGACGGCGCCTTCGGGATCTCGATGAACGAGATGACCGCCTGCGGCCGTGACGGCTGGCCTGCCATCACCATGGTCATCTTCCGCAACTATCAGTGGGGCGCGGAAAAGCGCAACACGACGCTGTGGTATGACAACAACTTTGTCGGCACCGAACTGGACCGCGACACATCCTATGCCCGCATCGCCCAGGCCTGCGGCCTGAACGGCGTGCAGGTGCGCACGACCGAGGAACTGACCGCCGCGCTGCATGAGGCGGTTGATCGCCAGATGAAGGCCCGCGAAACCACCTTCATCGAGGTCCTGCTGAACCAGGAACTGGGCGAGCCTTTCCGCCGCGACGCGATGAAGAAGCCCGTTGTCGTGGCGGGGATCGATCCCGCAGACATGCGCCCGCAGGCAGGCGCCTGA